AATCCCCGGCACATTAAACGCAACGACTGGGCCATGATTAGCTACCGTTTTGGGGCCATAGACCGTTGCAGGCAGCCTCGCTAAGCCCGCCAATAAGTGTGCCGTTAGTTGCCGTTCTTGGGCTTGGATCGCCGTAAAACCGACTTGCTGTAAATAGGTCACTGCCGCACCTAACCCAATCACGCCACTAATATTCGGAGTCCCCGCTTCAAAACGTTGCGGGATTTCGGCCCACGTGGTTTGCGTCCAGGTCACTTGATCAATCATTTCACCACCAAATTGAGCCGGCGTTAATTGAGTCAGCAAGGCGAGCTTGCCATACAGCACCCCCACGCCAGTTGGCCCCAATACTTTATGACCCGAAAATGCATAGAAATCCACGTCTAGTGCTTGGACATTCACCGGTTGATGGGCAACTGCTTGCGCACCATCAACCACAATAATGGCCCCATTTTGATGCGCTAAAGTTGCTAACTGTTGAATCGGATTAGTGACCCCGAGGACATTTGAAACATGGGCGACGGCCACAATTCTCGTCTGTGTTGTTATTTTTTTGACTGCATCAGCCCAATCAAGTTCGCCCGTCGCCGTCAAACCGATGACTTTAAGAGATGCACCATGCCGCTGAGCTAATTGTTGCCAAGGAACTAAATTGCTGTGATGTTCCATCATCGTCACGACGATTTCATCCCCCGCTTTGATGACTTGCTCACCGTAAGTTTGAGCCACCCAATTCAGACTTTCCGTGGTTGAACGGGTAAAAAAGACCGTTTCACGTTGCGGGGCCCCAATCAACGCCGCCACTTGATCACGAACAGCTTCATATTGAGCGGTTGCCGTCGCCGCTAATGTGTAATTTCCGCGATGAACATTAGCATTACTCGTCGTATAGTAAGCCGTTAGTGCCTGAATGACTGCTTGCGGTTTTTGCGACGTGGCCGCATTGTCAAGATACGTTAAGGGGGCGCCGTTGAGTTGGGTCGCTAAAATAGGAAAATCAGCCCGATAATTAGATTTCATCAGTTAACCGCCTTTCAATTAACGCCATGAGTGCGGTCTGTAACTTCATCGACCGCAAGCCCGTAATGACCCCCGCTAAAAAGCCACGTATCACTAACCGTTCGGCTACCGGGCGTGAAATACCACGACTCATTAGATAATACAATTGCTGCTCATCAATGCGCCCGACACTAGCCGCATGCCCTGCTTCAACATCATTCTCGTCAATTAATAGAATAGGGTTGGCATCACCACGCGCCGTTGAGGTCAACATCAAGAGTCGATTTTCTTGATTGGCTTGCGCGCCATGGGCCCCCTTAACAATATGACCAATACCATTAAAGATTAACGTGGCTTGCGCTAAAATAACGCCCCGTTGCACAATTTTAGCGACAGTATGTGGCGCAACATTAGTGACCCGCGTATTTAGCCCTTGGGTTTGCTGACCATTAGCAACAGCAATCGTTTTGACCGTCGCCTGTGCACCTTGACCGTTTAAAGTCGTCTTAAAATCACCAATGACGCGACCGGCATTCATTTCAGCCAATTCCCAGTCCAATTGGGCATCCGCCGCTACCACACCACGCCGACTGATATACGCCGTTGCGGCCGCATTCAACTCATCCAAGCCGGCAAATTCCACCTGACTATTGGTAGTCGCCACGACCTCTACTAAATGATGAACCGTCGTTGGCTGAGTTCCGAGCGACTTCAAATGCTGCACAACTTTAACGTGAGCTCCAGAACTGGCAATCAACAAGCTGCGTTGCACCACACGAGTTGCCTGTCGCTGATCAACGAGTTGGAGAATTTCAATTGGTTCTTCAAGTTGAACGTTGGCGGGAATGTACAGAAAAAAGCCATTGGTCATGAGCGCCGTATTCCAAGCCCCAAACTTATCATCATCAACCGCCATCGTACGCGCTAAATACCGCTGCACTAAGTCGCCATGGGTTTGCATGGCCGACCTTAAATCTGATAGAATCACGCCTTGGCGCAGAGCTGCAGTTGGTAAGGTGAGCTGAATTGTCGTTGCACCAACTGCATAAAATTGTTGCGTACGACCTAACGTTGCAAGGACCCCCGTGGGCGCAGTCACTTCAATCTGGCTAGGAGCGATTAATTCAAATAGTGACCAGTCGGCATATGCGATTTTTTCAAAATGCGGTGCTGGTAACTTTAAAGCGGCTATAACGGCCTGAGTTCTTAAGGCCAATAACCAAGCTGGTTCTAGTTGTGCACGTGAATATTGTTGCACACTGCTAAGTAAGTTAAATTTTGCCATTAGTTTTCATCATCCGTTAACGTCACTGCTAACCCTAAGTCATCACGCAAACCAGCATAGCCCTCAGCTTCTAACGTCTTGGCTAACGTTGCATCACCGGTTTTTACGATGCGGCCCCCCATCATCACGTGGACAAAATCCGGAACGATATAATCCAATAATCGCTGATAATGGGTAATCATTAACGTTCCAAAATCCGGATGTCGCATGGAATTAACGCCTTTAGCAACCACTTGTAAGGCATCAATATCCAAGCCGGAATCGATCTCATCTAAAATAGCAAATTTAGGTTGAATCATTAATAACTGTAAAATTTCATTGCGTTTCTTCTCGCCACCTGAAAAGCCGGCGTTCAAGTAGCGTTCGGCCATTGTTGATGGCATATTAAGCAAGGCTAAGTTGGACTCTAATTGCGCCAAAAAATCAGTTACCGCCAGTGGCTGATCTTTGGGACGCCGCGCATTGATGGCCGCCTGTAAAAATGCCATATTCGTGATACCTTTGATTGCAGCCGGATATTGCATCGCTAAAAAAAGGCCCGCACGTGCCCGCTGATCCACCGTTTGGGTTAGTAAGTCTTGACCATCCAACTGCACTTGTCCACTCACCACGTGATAAGCCGGGTCTCCCATAATGGTCGCTGCCAAGGTTGACTTACCAGTCCCATTAGGTCCCATAATCGCATGGGTTTCCCCAGTATTAATCGTTAGATTAACCCCGGTCAAAATCAAGCGGTCCTGTTCATTTTCTGTAACCGATACTTTTAAATCCTTAATCACTAAAGTGGACATTTAGTTTCCCCATTTCTAACTGGTCACCAGTCAATAACTACTCTATCTAGTTAATCTTTGGCAATCAACTACTAGACCTTGTGTCAAAATCCAATAGTCATAGTATACGTGATTTGTAAAAATTTAGGGGCTTCGGTTGTGAACGAGTCAATTCGAAAAACCAACAATTTCCAGTATTATACTGAAACTACTTACATCATTAGTTAAGCTGAACACCACTTTATGCCAATCCAACACCACCTAAGCCCTTAACTCTGATAACCAACTCGATTTTTTTTTGAAACCAATAAAAAAGACTCAAGCCAATTAGCTCAAGTCTCTCATTACCGGTTCTTAACGACCCAATTCATGTTATACCCCTATGTGCCCCGTTATGACCCTGCCATTCCGAGCGATGTTTTAAGCTGCATTCAGAACTGGTCTTGCAAACAATTCTGAAAATAATATGTAAAGCCGTACTGTACCGCAGTCTTAGTATACCGAGAATGCGTTGCAAATCAGTGACACTAAGATTACAAAAACATTACATCCAGTCAAAACTTACTCAAATCTCATGAATTAGGCCTTTAAATGCAATCGGTTATCCACTTGTCGTTGCATTAAACACCGGCGCGAACCGGTTAATAAATACCCCGTCACTAACCCGAAAACTAACACCAACAATGCCAAAGTCTCCCATTCAAACAAGTCTGGCTTGGTCATCGTTTGCGATCCAGAAGCCATCATACTTAAAATATCGGTCAGCGCATGAATCACGATTGGCACCAGTAAACTTCCCGAATACAAATAACTAACCGCTAAAAAACACCCCAAGGCCGCCGCAAAAATCATTTGTTCCAACGTTGCCGAGAGCGATTGACCACTTAACGCATTCGTCAAATGCCACGCGCCAAATAAACCACTACTCAAAAAGATGGCCCATTCTAGCTGATGTTTCCGCGCTTTAAATGCCCGTAATAATAAAGCTAACACCGCAAAACGGTAAAGCCATTCTTCAGCAATTCCAGGTTCTAAGCCACCTAAAAACAACTGCCACGAGACTGACTTCATATGAAAATCAAAAGTCGTAAATGTGGTTGCCCACGAACTACCCGCGCCATAAGCATTCCAGATGACAAACAAGCCAGCCAAAACACCAATAAAAGTTAGCATCCCCCAGTTTGCTTGCGGTTGTAGCCGCCAAGTCGGCCAACTAAATTGCCACGCCCACATTAATACGCCAACGGTCAATACAAACCCTAAAGCGCCTAAGATACTACTATCGCCCACTAGTTTGAACACTGTGGGAGCAGTTAATCCTGGCAATGCCAACATCGTCATCTGGGCACTCAAGACACCAGAAAAAATGACCGAAATCAACATTAGGATCCGCCCTAACACGGATTCAATCGGCCGAGTAACCACATAAGCGACGGGGACAAACATCACTATCAATAACGCAAAGCCCACTGCTACTAATCCCTGTTGATCTAAAAACGATAATTTGCTTAACATCAATATTAAATTCGCCACTAACAGCGGCAAGCTCAAAAATTGCACAATCGTTTGAAAATAATGATTGAATCGGCGAAAACGCCGCCAATGAGTTGTTAACGGTTGGGTCTCAAAAGTCGGCAACACCGCTCCCAATAATAGCATGATGAGTAACATCCCACCCAAATCAAAAAAGTCCCCACCGTTCATAAATAAAGTCACAAATGCTGCCCCAACTAAAACAATCAATTGCCACAGATACCAGCGGCGTAGCGACCGTTCCACATATGGTGTCATAAAAAAAGAATCCCCCAATCTCGTAATGAATTAATCATACCAGACTGAGCGATTCGAAAGTTCATATTTTGTTTATTATTCGGTTAGGCCAAACTAATTTTAGTACAGCTCACTCACTTGCCCTTGGATAGCTTCATGATTGAGGTATTCATCATACGTCGTATCACCACGATCAACTACCCCTTTAGCACTAACTTCCACAATATGGTCCGCAATCGTTTGAATAAATTCGTGGTCATGCGATGTGAAAATCAACGCGCCAGTAAAATCAATCAAACTATCATTTAACGCCGTGATTGATTCCAAATCCAAATGGTTCGTAGGATCATCTAACAGCAAGACATTCGCCCGGCTAAGCATCATCTTAGATAACATGCCGCGGACCTTTTCGCCCCCAGACAACACGTTCACTTTGCGTTGCACATCTTCGCCAGAGAAGAGCATCTTACCTAAGAATCCCCGCAGGAAGGTGTCATCACTCTCTTCTTTAGGCGCATATTGTCGTAACCAATCAATAATCATCAAATCAGAATTAGTAAATTCATCATTGATATCACGTGGTAAATACGTCCGCGACGTGGTTTGACCCCAAGTTACGGTCCCAGCATCCGGTGTCATGGCACCGCCGATAATTTGCATTAACGTTGTCGTCGCAACATCACTCCGGCTAATTAAAGCCGTTTTTTCATTTGGCCGCAATGTGAAACTGATGTTATCAAGAATTTTAACGCCGTCGATTGTTTTCGAGACGTTTTCAACTTTCAATAAGTCATTCCCAATCTCACGTTCGGGAGTAAATTTGATGAAGGGGTATTTACGTGATGACGGCTTAATATCATCTAACGTAATCTTTTCCAATTGTTTCTTCCGCGAAGTCGCTTGCTTAGATTTCGAGGCATTCGCACTAAACCGCGCCACGAATTCTTGTAATTCTTTAATCTGGTCCGCCTTTTTGGCATTGGCATTCGCTTGTAGCTTAGAGGCCAATTGACTTGATTCCATCCAGAAATCATAGTTTCCCATGAATAACGTAATTTTACCAAAATCAACGTCACACATATGGGTACAAACTTGATTCAAGAAATGGCGATCATGAGAAACGACAATGACAGTCTTGTTATAATCGGCTAAAAAGTTTTCTAACCAACTGATTGACTGGACATCTAACCCATTGGTCGGTTCATCTAATAACAAAACATCCGGATTACCGAATAAAGCTTGGCCCAAGAGGACTTTCACTTTTTGTGGTTCCGTTAATTCACTCATCTTCAAGTGTTGCATTGCTTCATCGATGCCTAAATCTTGTAGCATCTGATCAGCTTCGGATTCAGCATTCCAGCCGTCCATTTCAGCAAATTCGCCTTCAAGTTCAGCGGCTCGTAAACCATCCGCATCCGTAAAGTCAGCTTTGGCATAGAGTGCATCTTTTTCAACCATGATTTGATATAACTTTTCATGTCCACGAATCACTGTTGCCAAGACTTCTTCATCATCAAAAGCAAAGTGATTTTGATTTAAGCTCGACATCCGTTCGTTAGGTCCCATCGAAACAGTCCCACTACTTGGTTGTAACTTACCTTCCAAAATCTTTAAAAATGTTGATTTACCAGCACCATTAGCGCCAATAACCCCATAACAGTTACCCGGGGTGAATTTTAGATTAACATCATCATAAAGTTTACGCGTTGAAAATTGCATACTCACATTGTTTACGGTTAACATTAAAATACCTCTCTTTTTTGAATGTTGGCAGTCATTACCAACGAATTGATGTTCAGTGCCAAGCGCTACCTTGGTCGCCATTGACCTATTTTAACTAGCTGATCTTAAACATCCAGTACAACAATATAAAAGAGGTCAGGACTTAAATCCCAGCCTCCAGTCGTTGCCATCTAGTTGAAGTGTAGCATGTTAACCGCCCTCTTGGCAATCAAAAGGCGAGCACTTTTCTGAAAATCTGTCGTCATTTTCGTAAAATCTCATTTTCAATGTAAGTTAAGACACCATCTTCGGTATTACATTTGGCGATTGCATCTCCTTGGCTTTGCAGTTCAACCGGGGCATTGCCCATTACGACACCGGTATGCACGTATCGCAACATCTCTAAATCATTCGTGCCATCGCCAAACGCAACCATTTCGGCCGGCGAAATACCTAACTGCTCACCTAATAACCGCAAGGCCCGCCCTTTATGTAATCCGGGCTGAATTAAATCCAGACTTCCTTGACCACCGGAAGCAGGAACGGCAAGGCCCGCCAACTTAGGCGTCAACTCATATACCAACTGGTCAGTCCGCGCTGGGGGACAAATAATATCAAACTTAACGACCGGATCGGTAACCGTCTGCAAATCAGTAACCCGCTCTAAGTCAGCATAATAAGCGGCCATTGCCGCCAGAAAATCAACATCGGCATTTTTTAACACGTGGACGGTGCGAGTACCGCATAACGCCAGCTGTATTTCCGGATAAGCCGCCAACACTTGCAGAATTTGCTGCGTGGCAGCTGGACTAAAAGTCGCCGCGGTTAACCCTGCTTGAGATTGCATTAGCTCGGCACCATTGCCGCCAATTAGCCAAAGGGCCGGATAGTCTTTAAAGAAAGTCGCCAGCTCAACTGCTTGGTGACCACTCGCAATCACGAACTGAATACCTTGCTGTTGTAAGGCAACATAGTCACGCGCAAAACGTGGCCGATTATAATCACCCTGACTATTCAGAAACGTGCCATCCATATCCGTTGCAATTAATTTTACTGTCATCTCGTCGCATCCATTCGTTACGATTTATATCCGTAGTTACCCTCACAGCGTACAGTTATTCCGGGCACAGCGCAACCCTTTTCGATACCGTTTTGTAACCGCATTCAACAACGACAAAAAAGCTTGGGTTTTAAAATCCCAAACTCCCTATCAACACGCTTGATAAGCGCAATGGTCAGCGCTAAAAAGCACCACCGCCAGAGCCGCCACCGAAACCACCAGAACTGCCGCCGGAAAAGCCACCAGAGCCACCGCTTGGCGAACTCGCGTTATTTGACGCATCTAAAGCACTTGAAAAGCTAGCACCTAGCGTTCCTGATAAATCAAAATCGAAACCATCGCCAACAAAGAAAAGTGGGTAATAAATCCCTAACCCGGTTGCCAATGCCGGTGTGCCAAAGTCTAATTCCAACTTAGCTGCGACCTGCTTTGCCAAGCCAAAGGCCGCCGCATATGGCAAAATCTGTTCCCATAAGATGAGATCACCAATATCGGCCGTGTTAAAATGACCGATATCTTTTAACATTTGTCGAAAACCAGTGATTTGATTGACTAATTCTAAGCCAGCATCCGTATTAATAATGATTTTTCGGTAATTTATGCCGGCTAGTACCCAGCTACCTAACGTTATCACTGCACTTATCATGCCAGTTAAGCCCAACACTCGGGGACTAATCAACCAGCCAGCTCCAGTCGCCACGACACTTAAAATCGTAACAACCGTGGCAAATCCTAACCAGCGATGTCGCAACGCATAATTGGGTGCATCTTGATACACGGCGACTTGCGTATCAATCGATTGTTGCCACTGACTGAACCAGCTACTGAGACGCCCTTTTTTATCCCGTTTACCAAAAGCTTTCAGTTGCGCCAGTTCAAACGTTTCGGCCGTCGCCAATTGATCAAAACAGTGGTCTAAAAACGAATTAGAAACCGATCGCAATCGCGTCAGCTGCACTTGCGGTTGCCTTTTACCGGGTAACGTTGTGAGCTTAATTTCTTTAGCCGCAGCTGCTTGTAAAATTTCGGCAGATAACGCATCCGTATTCGGCGATGCCGTTCGCCATAATGACTGCGCTACGGCCGGTGAGACGCCTGGCACGTCGAAAGCATGTGGGATTGGTACCGGCCGGACATGTGGTGTCGCCCGATGACGCCAGAACCACCAACTATAGCCACCAATCGTGACCACTAAGACCCCAATGGCTAGCCCGTATAGCCCCCAGTAAAGCTGCCGTTGCCGTTGGCGCTTGGCGTTGGCGGCCCGTGCCAACTGCG
This region of Lactobacillus sp. CBA3605 genomic DNA includes:
- a CDS encoding CPBP family intramembrane glutamic endopeptidase — encoded protein: MTPYVERSLRRWYLWQLIVLVGAAFVTLFMNGGDFFDLGGMLLIMLLLGAVLPTFETQPLTTHWRRFRRFNHYFQTIVQFLSLPLLVANLILMLSKLSFLDQQGLVAVGFALLIVMFVPVAYVVTRPIESVLGRILMLISVIFSGVLSAQMTMLALPGLTAPTVFKLVGDSSILGALGFVLTVGVLMWAWQFSWPTWRLQPQANWGMLTFIGVLAGLFVIWNAYGAGSSWATTFTTFDFHMKSVSWQLFLGGLEPGIAEEWLYRFAVLALLLRAFKARKHQLEWAIFLSSGLFGAWHLTNALSGQSLSATLEQMIFAAALGCFLAVSYLYSGSLLVPIVIHALTDILSMMASGSQTMTKPDLFEWETLALLVLVFGLVTGYLLTGSRRCLMQRQVDNRLHLKA
- the sufD gene encoding Fe-S cluster assembly protein SufD; this translates as MAKFNLLSSVQQYSRAQLEPAWLLALRTQAVIAALKLPAPHFEKIAYADWSLFELIAPSQIEVTAPTGVLATLGRTQQFYAVGATTIQLTLPTAALRQGVILSDLRSAMQTHGDLVQRYLARTMAVDDDKFGAWNTALMTNGFFLYIPANVQLEEPIEILQLVDQRQATRVVQRSLLIASSGAHVKVVQHLKSLGTQPTTVHHLVEVVATTNSQVEFAGLDELNAAATAYISRRGVVAADAQLDWELAEMNAGRVIGDFKTTLNGQGAQATVKTIAVANGQQTQGLNTRVTNVAPHTVAKIVQRGVILAQATLIFNGIGHIVKGAHGAQANQENRLLMLTSTARGDANPILLIDENDVEAGHAASVGRIDEQQLYYLMSRGISRPVAERLVIRGFLAGVITGLRSMKLQTALMALIERRLTDEI
- a CDS encoding DUF2207 domain-containing protein, whose product is MRQRKMLWWGLLAGLMVGIMTLNWQPIHALADYRISHYDTQVDIQKDGSAEVTQAMTYDFDDDYHGVFNVQDLRGIQGAQFQGVTTQLNGGMTQTVQAAQTGSDNTYQLTQTNQQFRVKLYRTVKADDQLRVVYRYRLLGVVTNYQDTAELNWKIIGTGWDEPLRQVRLTIQLPAKSVTALQGWTHGPLSGKTVVSQADGRVLITLAYNPANTFVETHLVFPTSVTPTNQRTSTKKRLVAVQKQEAQLARAANAKRQRQRQLYWGLYGLAIGVLVVTIGGYSWWFWRHRATPHVRPVPIPHAFDVPGVSPAVAQSLWRTASPNTDALSAEILQAAAAKEIKLTTLPGKRQPQVQLTRLRSVSNSFLDHCFDQLATAETFELAQLKAFGKRDKKGRLSSWFSQWQQSIDTQVAVYQDAPNYALRHRWLGFATVVTILSVVATGAGWLISPRVLGLTGMISAVITLGSWVLAGINYRKIIINTDAGLELVNQITGFRQMLKDIGHFNTADIGDLILWEQILPYAAAFGLAKQVAAKLELDFGTPALATGLGIYYPLFFVGDGFDFDLSGTLGASFSSALDASNNASSPSGGSGGFSGGSSGGFGGGSGGGAF
- a CDS encoding aminotransferase class V-fold PLP-dependent enzyme; protein product: MKSNYRADFPILATQLNGAPLTYLDNAATSQKPQAVIQALTAYYTTSNANVHRGNYTLAATATAQYEAVRDQVAALIGAPQRETVFFTRSTTESLNWVAQTYGEQVIKAGDEIVVTMMEHHSNLVPWQQLAQRHGASLKVIGLTATGELDWADAVKKITTQTRIVAVAHVSNVLGVTNPIQQLATLAHQNGAIIVVDGAQAVAHQPVNVQALDVDFYAFSGHKVLGPTGVGVLYGKLALLTQLTPAQFGGEMIDQVTWTQTTWAEIPQRFEAGTPNISGVIGLGAAVTYLQQVGFTAIQAQERQLTAHLLAGLARLPATVYGPKTVANHGPVVAFNVPGIHPHDVATGLDLASIEVRAGQHCAQPLMQALQTPATVRASMMFYNTLAEVDRLLATLVTVKEFFEK
- a CDS encoding ABC-F family ATP-binding cassette domain-containing protein, yielding MLTVNNVSMQFSTRKLYDDVNLKFTPGNCYGVIGANGAGKSTFLKILEGKLQPSSGTVSMGPNERMSSLNQNHFAFDDEEVLATVIRGHEKLYQIMVEKDALYAKADFTDADGLRAAELEGEFAEMDGWNAESEADQMLQDLGIDEAMQHLKMSELTEPQKVKVLLGQALFGNPDVLLLDEPTNGLDVQSISWLENFLADYNKTVIVVSHDRHFLNQVCTHMCDVDFGKITLFMGNYDFWMESSQLASKLQANANAKKADQIKELQEFVARFSANASKSKQATSRKKQLEKITLDDIKPSSRKYPFIKFTPEREIGNDLLKVENVSKTIDGVKILDNISFTLRPNEKTALISRSDVATTTLMQIIGGAMTPDAGTVTWGQTTSRTYLPRDINDEFTNSDLMIIDWLRQYAPKEESDDTFLRGFLGKMLFSGEDVQRKVNVLSGGEKVRGMLSKMMLSRANVLLLDDPTNHLDLESITALNDSLIDFTGALIFTSHDHEFIQTIADHIVEVSAKGVVDRGDTTYDEYLNHEAIQGQVSELY
- a CDS encoding Cof-type HAD-IIB family hydrolase; this translates as MTVKLIATDMDGTFLNSQGDYNRPRFARDYVALQQQGIQFVIASGHQAVELATFFKDYPALWLIGGNGAELMQSQAGLTAATFSPAATQQILQVLAAYPEIQLALCGTRTVHVLKNADVDFLAAMAAYYADLERVTDLQTVTDPVVKFDIICPPARTDQLVYELTPKLAGLAVPASGGQGSLDLIQPGLHKGRALRLLGEQLGISPAEMVAFGDGTNDLEMLRYVHTGVVMGNAPVELQSQGDAIAKCNTEDGVLTYIENEILRK
- the sufC gene encoding Fe-S cluster assembly ATPase SufC; this encodes MSTLVIKDLKVSVTENEQDRLILTGVNLTINTGETHAIMGPNGTGKSTLAATIMGDPAYHVVSGQVQLDGQDLLTQTVDQRARAGLFLAMQYPAAIKGITNMAFLQAAINARRPKDQPLAVTDFLAQLESNLALLNMPSTMAERYLNAGFSGGEKKRNEILQLLMIQPKFAILDEIDSGLDIDALQVVAKGVNSMRHPDFGTLMITHYQRLLDYIVPDFVHVMMGGRIVKTGDATLAKTLEAEGYAGLRDDLGLAVTLTDDEN